The following are encoded together in the Salvia hispanica cultivar TCC Black 2014 chromosome 6, UniMelb_Shisp_WGS_1.0, whole genome shotgun sequence genome:
- the LOC125193574 gene encoding expansin-B3-like, translating into MGIPCYFLVSCILLSSVAAAAVTQQHWSPATATWYGSPEGDGSDGGACGYGSLVDVKPFRARVGAVSPVLFKGGEGCGACYKVRCLDRSICSRRAVTVIITDECPGGYCSGGRTHFDLSGAAFGRLAVSGDGGQLRNRGEIPVIFRRTPCKYPGRNIAFHVNEGSTNYWLSLLVEFEGGDGDVGSMHIREANSNQWLEMSHVWGANWCIIGGPLQGPFSVKLTTLSTGKTLSARGVIPQNWAPRATYTSRLNFNH; encoded by the exons ATGGGGATTCCGTGTTATTTCCTCGTTTCCTGCATTCTGCTCTCCTCCGTGGCTGCGGCAGCGGTGACCCAGCAGCATTGGTCTCCGGCGACGGCGACTTGGTACGGGAGCCCCGAGGGCGACGGCAGCGACGGCGGCGCGTGCGGCTACGGATCGCTGGTGGACGTGAAGCCGTTCCGCGCTCGAGTCGGCGCGGTGAGTCCGGTGCTTTTCAAGGGCGGCGAGGGCTGCGGCGCGTGCTATAAGGTGCGGTGCCTCGACCGCTCGATCTGCTCGCGCCGGGCGGTCACCGTCATCATCACCGACGAGTGCCCCGGCGGATACTGCTCCGGCGGCCGCACGCACTTCGACCTCAGCGGCGCCGCCTTCGGCAGGCTGGCTGTGTCCGGCGACGGCGGCCAGCTCCGCAATCGCGGCGAAATCCCCGTCATCTTTCGGAG GACTCCGTGCAAGTACCCGGGCAGAAACATTGCGTTTCATGTTAACGAAGGATCAACTAATTACTGGCTCTCGTTGTTAGTCGAATTTGAAGGTGGAGATGGCGATGTCGGATCCATGCACATAAGAGAG GCCAACTCGAACCAATGGCTAGAGATGAGTCACGTTTGGGGTGCAAATTGGTGCATTATCGGTGGCCCTCTACAAGGGCCATTCTCCGTCAAGCTCACAACCCTATCCACCGGAAAAACCTTGTCAGCGAGGGGGGTGATCCCTCAAAACTGGGCTCCCAGGGCTACCTACACCTCCCGCCTTAATTTTAACCACTGA
- the LOC125196695 gene encoding clathrin light chain 1-like, producing MEGFDEDVYVGNNGGAGDDNAMHYGYEGGAPPPTPPPMDGLSGNDNDGTEGYGFGGAPPTPPPIEGYGQEKPYNLSADDDGIFAEADAGGPLLPDPSQMREEGSAFREWRRQNMIYLEEKEKKEKEMRNQIIAEADEWKRKFYEKRDQTCETNKTHNREREKLYYAQQEKFHKEADNQFWKAIADIIPREVPNFEKRRGKKDDEKKPSVFVVQGPKPGKPTDMARMRQILAKLKTNPPLHMRPPPPKEEGKDGKSEAKNSGNEKKDGAADEAASSAAKAAAADGSPTGGTSATDGGNENVKKK from the exons ATGGAAGGATTCGACGAAGATGTCTACGTCGGAAACAACGGCGGCGCCGGGGACGACAACGCCATGCACTACGGCTACGAAGGCGGCGCCCCGCCACCTACACCGCCGCCGATGGACGGATTGTCCGGGAACGACAACGACGGCACGGAGGGCTACGGCTTTGGCGGCGCACCACCGACTCCGCCGCCGATTGAGGGGTACGGCCAGGAGAAACCGTACAACCTCTCTGCCGACGATGACGGCATCTTTGCGGAGGCGGACGCCGGCGGCCCGCTGCTGCCGGATCCCAGCCAGATGCGCGAGGAGGGATCCGCCTTTCGCGAGTGGCGCCG tcaaaatatgatttatttggaagagaaagagaagaaggaAAAGGAGATGAGGAATCAGATCATTGCCGAAGCTGATGAATGGAAACGTAAATTCTACGAGAAGAGGGATCAGACGTGCGAGACCAACAAGACTCACaacagagaaagagagaaa CTATACTATGCACAACAAGAGAAATTTCACAAAGAAGCAGACAACCAGTTCTGGAAAGCGATAGCGGATATCATACCCCGCGAAGTCCCCAACTTCGAGAAGAGGCGGGGAAAGAAAGACGACGAGAAGAAACCTTCAGTTTTCGTCGTCCAGGGGCCGAAGCCTGGGAAGCCAACTGACATGGCGAGGATGCGTCAGATCCTCGCCAAGCTCAAGACGAACCCTCCGCTTCACATGAGGCCGCCTCCCCCCAAGGAGGAGGGCAAGGATGGGAAGTCGGAGGCTAAGAATAGTGGGAATGAGAAGAAAGACGGGGCAGCAGATGAGGCCGCCTCGTCTGCTGCCAAAGCTGCAGCAGCAGATGGATCGCCGACCGGCGGAACATCTGCTACTGATGGAGGCAATGAGAATGTGAAGAAGAAGTGA